AGGAGACAATGTAGATTTAGAGATAGAGTTAATAGCGCCGATAGCGATGGAAGATGGGTTAAGATTTGCGATAAGAGAGGGAGGTAAGACGGTAGGTGCTGGTGTTGTATCTAAAATTATTAAGTGAACTTAGTAGATAGGGGTAATACTTATAGGATAACAAAATGCCAAAAGAAAAGATAAGGGTAAGTTTGAAAGCCA
This bacterium DNA region includes the following protein-coding sequences:
- the tuf gene encoding elongation factor Tu (EF-Tu; promotes GTP-dependent binding of aminoacyl-tRNA to the A-site of ribosomes during protein biosynthesis; when the tRNA anticodon matches the mRNA codon, GTP hydrolysis results; the inactive EF-Tu-GDP leaves the ribosome and release of GDP is promoted by elongation factor Ts; many prokaryotes have two copies of the gene encoding EF-Tu); its protein translation is GDNVDLEIELIAPIAMEDGLRFAIREGGKTVGAGVVSKIIK